CAGCGCGTGCGCCTCGGGATCCGCGGTGGGCGCCGCCAGGTCTCTTTCCAGCCGCGCGAGGATCTCGCTGTTCAAGCTCCTGCGGCTCTTCTCGGCGCTTTCCTTGAGCCTGGCATGGAGGTGCTCGGGGATGTTCTTGAGTGTCAGTGTCCGCATGGATCATGCTTGGAACCGATTTGGAACCGCCGTAGTCTAGGGGCGCTGATAGGGCCTGTCAACGTGCCTGCACACATAGGTACCCTTTCGCTCTAAAGACCGCATCGAGCCGATTCTGTACGTCGGACCGCCATGCCGGAGCTGTCATAGCCGCGTCAACGGATGAGGACAGGACCATGCGATACACGGCTCGGCATGCCCGGCGGAATTCGTATACCGATTCCCTCGCCTGGGACGGGCGCTGGTAGCTCATCTACGGCGAGCCCTATGCTATGGTGCTGTGCGCCCTGCGGCCTGGCTGGCCCGGAAGGTCCTACTGACCTTCGGCCCGGCCCTCGCCATTAATATTAAAGCCCTTGACAGCCCGCGTCCACGCGTCCATTATATACCGTACGGTACATAACAAAGGACCCGGATCCGCTGGGGGAGCAGGACAGTGACGAAGAAACTCGCAGGCAAGGTCGCATTGATCACGGGTGGATCGCGCGGGATCGGCGCGGCCATCGCGCGAGGCGGCTCGCACTTGACGGTGCTGCCGTCGCCATCACCTACGCCAGCGCGCAGCAGAAGGCCGACGAAGTGGTGCGCGCCATGGAGTCGGCAGGCGGGCGCGCCGTGGCGATCCGCGCCGACAGCGGCGACGCCGGGGCGGTGAAAAACGCCGTTGTCGAGACGGTGCGCACGCTCGGCTGTCTCGACGTGCTGGTCAACACGCGCGGGGATCGCGGTGGTAGCGCCGCTCGACCGGTTCTCGCTCGATGACTTCGA
The nucleotide sequence above comes from Pseudomonadota bacterium. Encoded proteins:
- a CDS encoding Arc family DNA-binding protein, coding for MRTLTLKNIPEHLHARLKESAEKSRRSLNSEILARLERDLAAPTADPEAHALELKAFTAKLPKIEHAHVRRHKRQGRACSSWTATSSPTAG